The Elaeis guineensis isolate ETL-2024a chromosome 3, EG11, whole genome shotgun sequence region AGTGTGCGATGTTAGAATACAAAAActtattcttctctttttttgtaTATGAAAATTCATTCCAAAGTATGGCATTTGAACAATTGGTACATCACAGTTTAGAAATTTCTAATAACATTTCACTTTTGTAAGAGCTAATATTCGATGGATGGGCAGATGGATCAGTAGAGTAAAATTTTAGCAAGCACTCTTGTTGTGCTGAGATAAATGCTGGTGCCTTCTTTGTTTGGTAGTGCAAAGGGGTTCAGTGAACAGGAAAGAAATACTGGTGCCTTTTTAGTCAATGTCAGGCCGACTTGCGCGGCGTGCGTTGAAGAGGGAGCAATGCTGGATGAATGATCATGATCCCGTAAATCATAATTGtataaaattaatacaataaatatattttttatgtttttattcATCAGGGATTTAGTTTATataattctatatatatatatatatatatatagttcctGCTACTCTAGTGGACAAACATCTCGCATGGCTGTCCTGATTTGCATGTTGTCCAGATAAAACTATGATCCAGATAATGTGGCAAATGCTTTTGGTGCTGAAGTTAGCTACTTACTACGATAATTAACTCAATGCTATGTAGCTTAGTAGCTAGCTACTCTTTCATTATTAGCTTTGTTAATAACACTATTCACTTTACATCACACTGCTGATTTCACAATTATAAGATTAATGATGAGCTATCTAAATTAGGAATTCAAATCATTAAACATGATCTATTCTAGAAAAGATACCTATAAATCAAAATTCATACATTTTAACAGTCTCTAATCTATGCATCAAGTCGATGCAAAACTAAATGATATAAGTTGCACTTGTATgacaaaatatataatataacacATAAATCAAAAATCCATTTTGTAAATTACAATCTTCACATCCTAGActttgataactaaatcatttcAACCAGACAATGTCATGATACTAAACTATTTATTTTGACGCCTATTTGATGATTAGGTTAAAGACTATCAAAATATATAAACTTTGGCATCTAGCATTTTTTTGTTATAGATCCTGTTTTACGGTTTTAATCTTAACTTTTGCCAATCTATCATGATTTTGAATTGCCGGTTCCTTTTTTGTATGGAATCATCGTAAAGCATGCAGTCCGGTTCttctttttatgaaaaaattaaagaggTATGTTGTGTATAGTTTATAAATGGAGGGAAAATCCCATGCTCATGGGATCTTTTAATGGCAGCGCTAACTATTGATTACCCCTTGAGAAGTATGAAACTGCAGCTGTTGATATCCTTGTCTGGTGCATTTTGAGCGTGGGAGTTGTCAAAGAAATTTGAACTTTTAAAAATACTAACAAGGGCACCCTGCAGGAGGGTATTTTGGAACTAGAAAAGGAGATTTTGAGAATAGGAATTTTTATGTTGTATACTGCCACGCGATTTTAGGCTTAGAACTTAGTCAAGACCTTTAGATGGCTAACATCAATATTTGTATAAAATCATGTGAAAGGCGAACCTGATGTTGCCTCTTTTACATTCTGGTATTGGGGGCAAATCGTTGAGGCACCAACAAACATATACATCTCATGCTTATATTTTGCAAGCTAATCCACCACCCTATTAAGATCCCGTTGGTGTGTGCGCCTTGATTTCCTTTCCCGCTTGATAATATTACTAGGATTTAGACAATGAAACGAAATCTCCATGACATACTCAACTACTTCAGGAAAACCCATTGAACTTCCATATGAGCGTAGATCTTTCACCATGGAATAATAAGACTTTACCACCTCAACAAGCTGGCTCCTTGATCTTCTAGCATAACCTTTTAGAAACAATACAAGAACTTTAAATTACATCAAGAACTGATTAGAAATAACAAATAGTAACAATACTACATGATTTTGACATTTTCCTCTAAATACTCGAAGCAAACCAGAGGGCAAAACAGAACCACAGTCAATAACAATTGAGATCTAGATGCCCTCCCCACTCACTGATCTGCAGGAGGATCTGCTGCTGCTGATATTTGACAGTAGACCGCATAGAAAGTGAAACTGAGTAGGTTGCACCGCATTTGGCATAAAATGAATTaatgattttaagaccctcttttCCTTTGCCTCCATATTAGCAAATATGAAAATgttaaaaaagagaagagatactTCAATGATTTTTCCCAcatcaaatttgaaaaaattcaacctcttttcctaattttttcttttacaCATCACACACCCCCTAAGAGTCATATTTCTGAGTAAATACAAGCTACAAAGCTGAAGCAATGGTACAAGACCAGCCCATTGAACTTGGATGAACATACAGTGGTTATTTCCAAATGAGTAACAACTAGGCATGTGGTTACACAAAAATGACTTCAAATTTAGCACAGGGATTGCTCTCAATGTGTTTCCTCAGATCAGCATCACTGTCAAAATTAAATCTGTATAATGCGTGTCTTTGTGTAAGGCCAACTGGGTATATCTTATATATTTTAAGGTTATCATCTCCTCTAATGCTTTTTGGTCTTTCATTCTTCCAAATAGGCATATGGTTTAGTGATTTGAACTTGGTGAGGACTGCTGATTCCAATGCTTTTAAGGTCAAACCTCCGGACCTACAATAATCATCAAATGAAGACACACAGTAATTGAAGAAATTGTTACAAGGTTGCAGTAAATGACATCAGACTGACAGTAGTAAACACTGTAGGCATGATTCTCTTAGTAAAGCCGGTGAAGCTAATAAAGATAGAAACTATGATTAATAAATTTAAGAAACTATGAGTTCAAGAAAGATAAATGTACCTGAGGTAAAGTGATTGCATCTCGAATCGTCCTCTCTCTCTCACATACACATGGTACACAGTTCCTTTACTGCTGATGCATTTACAAGGGCGTTTTTGAAACTCGGTGgtcatttcttctttttcttggatctttGTTGCAAGATGAATGCAAAGACGGCAAGATGAATGAACTGCTGCCATATCCATGAGTGCCTTGAAAGAATCAGATGGACCATCATACTTCCAACTGaagaacaagtaaaaatccacttAGGTACTTATATTAAGTTACAAGAGAAAATACAAGAGACCTCAAAATCTATtctaaatcttaaaatatttccaAGTGTACATGTTATTCTTGTATAGTCCACATATTCACGCTGGTAAAAATAACTTGCAAGTAGAGCAAAGAcatgaaagaaaggaagaagatatAGATCATGCCTATTCCCCTGCAAGTGCAACACCCACTTGCTAGACAGTCAAGTAAAGATCATGCTTCAAGTTTGGAATCCTAATAACAATAAAGATGACAATGATTTATGAATGGCACCTCACTCGGTCGAGTGGATTTCAAAATACCAGGAAGTTGTATGAACAACCTGAAGTGAACGTCTGCAATAGGAAatgcaaaaaaaatcaaaattctaACAGCATACAAAGTGGTCGCCTGATAGTTTGGTTTAACAAGCAACAATATTAGAGAAAAGTTGGATTTGGCAATGTACTCCAAAATGACAAAAGAATAAACATTATGAGTTGAGATAAACACAGCACAGGCATGTTATCAAGGATTGAAATgacaattttcttaaaaaaaaaaaattgcgctAAAGATTTTGAAGATCATTTTTGATATCCCTCAAAGGCGCATAAGTAAACCAACTCAACATATATCATTGTCCTTTTTTACATATTTCAGATGAATTACTCTAATACTCCAATGTAcatattcaaagaaaaaaaaaatcaaatactaTGACATTTTACTCAAGGTATTTCACATGTTGCATTACCGATCTTTCTAatactttcaccaaaatttcCATCTCTTTCCTATTTCTCTTAATTTTACCTCAGCATTATTTTAATACTAGAAGAAATATATACGGGAACGTTTCAACTAGAGCCAAAAATTATGAACACTGAGATACTAGATCTTGCAAATAATTACTTGAGCACTCTAGTTTCAATTCTAAATAATAAAACCACTAATTGATTAGAAGACAAGAGAAGACAAAGGAAAATGTAAAATTACTTTACTATGGGTAACTTTATCCATGCGACAAGATATCCAGTAATATGTCAAAAATTTGATAGTAGACTAAAATGTTGTAGCAACAATTTGCAAGCTATAAGATATATTACCTTACTGACTTATTGTAAGCATCAGGGTTTGATGCAAGGTATTTCATGGTCTTAGCAACTGAGGCAACATCAGCAAGCTCTTTGATATGCAAAACTGAACCAGAACAAGGTGCAAAATCTTGGATATTAGGAGCACCAACTACAACAGGGACAGCTCCtgcaaaaaatattaatattgggAAAAAAACTAAGTAAAAGCCGCATTTGATTTACAAAAAGAAGCCATGCTAATGTTTTAAGTTtgaactaaaagaaaataaaatttgtataTCAAAAGAATAAGGCATACAATAAAAAGGATTTGTATATCAGAAGAATAAGGTATACACTGAAAAGACATACATTGTTTTCCTAATACTAGTACCAAGCAACTGAAATTTTTAAAACTCGAGAGTGTTTCTTTTACAAATGACTGCAGGTGGTGAAGATAAAACTTGCTGGGTAGTAGAAAATTGCCTTGGGTTATCAGGGCCCAATCCATATCACTTGAGTTTAGGCTTATGAAGTTATGATTATATCTACAGTTGGTGTCTTTCATTAAGGAATTATAGCAGGATCAGAATATAAGTTTAAACATACATGTTTATTTTTCGATCAAACTATAGGCTAACCTTCAGAGAGCTGTAAGTCAAGAGATTGTTTTCATCTTCCTAAACATGTTTCTATGATGGGCCAGGAAATGATCAACTTACCAGAAATGTTTAGGTTTACAAAGTACTCTTACACAGGATCTCGATGCATGCTAACTTTTCCTATTTGTTCTGTTTAACTGTTTTTGATGGCCGTATTTGGTTAAAATCCTGCAAAAGCAAAGTCTATGCATATAATTGAAGGAATTATTTTTTTCCACGAGTTTCTGACATATTAACTGTGCAACTCTTCGCAACATCCCAGTCATATTGGTAGAGTGGCACAAGTCTTTGCTCAAAAACCAATTGAATGCTTCATTTGTGTTTGAGAATATAGGTGCTATGCCTCTACTTATTCCTTTTCCACAGTCATCTTTTATCCAAAGAGAAGAAATTTGCACttgttctttctcttgtttaccaTGCAGTAGGAATTGGACTTCTTTTTTAGCTATTAAGGATCCAAGTAAGTCCAACATAAATTGTCCAAAGTCAATCTCTCTTTTCCTAGAAGCTATATCTTTTAACAAGAGgttaataaaatataagaaaatgaaacaaaagaaaaataaataaaggaaatAGGAAAACACGAAAAAACATATTAATGATATATAATAAACTTGAACAGGGAAGGGGCAAAGAGGGAAATAGCATTCAGCTAACATGGTTCACAGCACACTGAAGAAAAAATGAAGTGCTTTTCAAAACGTCAAGGATGACAGCTTGACCaaatggaaaggaaaaaaaactaATGCTTGTTAAGAAGGAGCTGTAATAGTTCAAAACTCAGAAGTGTAAATTTCCAGAAGTCAGTAAGATATATACATTGGTAATGCAAGGTAAGAGCATACCTGCAACAAGGGATTGAAAGAATTTTTCTGTAACATAATCCTCTTCATTTGAATTCTCAAAAGCCAGGCTGAACTTGTAGTGCTTCAAAGTTTCTACCTTATCCACTATTGCACACACCCCAAATAAAAGTCCTTGTCAGAAAGAGTTTTAACTGTTTagataatataaaaatatcagTTAAAAAAATATGCACTGCTTGCAAATGGATGCTTCTTGTACACTatataaatgtatgcatgcttgaGTTTCATGATAATTAACCATCCAAAGATTTAAATTTCATCCCTCCATCTCAATTTCTTTTCTGTTTGATGGGTGAAATGAACAttggttagcttaaaaaatattttaaaaaaaaaaaaaaaagatcatgacAGAGCATTTATCTACTTAAGAGAGGGTAAAAATGGTCCAGATACCAGTTACTGATATTCCTAAAAGGATTCCACTGTTTCAAGCCCCTCTTTTGATAGAGAATATGGCGTTTCATTAGCACTACACAGCATCGCTTGATGTTTTAATTTATTTCCAGAAAGGCATGTCCCTATCTCATGAAGATCTGAGAGGCTACCAACAGTGCATTCCAACCCAGTGATGATCATTTTTTGTCAATTCACTTACTGCCTCAACAAATTATTTTCCATTAAAAAGACCTCTGACTCATTTGAGGTAGAGTTACAATATaaccataaaatataaaatcactagATTTGGCATCTTTGGCTATTAGCATCACCTAAAGCTTTTTATGAAGATATTCATCACCCAAAAAGAAATCTTGTGTTTGACAACGTTTGGCCATAAGTCCATGACAAACCTATAAGTGATGTTTTTTCCAATAATTCCTTTCATTCCAAATATGGAATGGAATGGCATGACCCATAAACCAATGCTAAGATTTCTAGAAGACATACAGAAAACACAAGCAAGAGAAGAacaaatgaaaatattaaaattgccagCTGTAATGACCCACTGAATTGGCAAAGCCCTATAAGCCCCAATGGCAAGTGAGATAAATTTGAACAATGAATTTGTTACAGACCAGAAAATCCCTTACTGGAGCTAATCACTTCCAGATCTACAAGTCTCTTAAAAAATATGTTCCAGGAGGGTAGTAGAACATCTGAGAACCCTCAGCTTCCTGTTGAATGCTGATCAAAAACTACATCATAGACTCATAGTAATTAATTATTGTTTTCACCATTTCAGAGACTTCAGTTCGATAAAGCCAGGATTCTGTAACTGCAAGCAAACCCCCCACCACCCAacaaaaaggaggaggagggttTGGGGGTTTTAGGGAGGGGGGTGTTTGGAGCAGCGGtgggaaggaaaagaatacatgcCAAAAACTTGCATATAATGTCTCTTAGTTTTAATTTTTGACACACATATGCAAGAAGCACTGCAAGAATAAAAAGGAATACTGCACACACCTTCTCCCTTCCGATTTTGATGACAACTACCATAAGAATCTATCTTGATATCCAGTTTTTCAAGCCTTTCAAGAGCCTGTAGACGGAAATTTCTTGCCCCACAATTTGAAATGAAGGCAGCTGCAAGAGCATCTTCAGTCTTCGGGTGCATGGGTGCCATGATGTCATATTCCGTCCACGAGAAATAGCCAACAGGTACATCTGATGAAAGACTAGTAGTCATTACAATGTTGTACCCTCTCCTATAAAACAAGATAGAAAAATCAGTTTCCAGTTGAACATTCGAAATCTAAAAGCAATTCAAAGATTACTACAGACCCACTTTCAATCATCTCTGAAAACAAACATGATGCGTATTTCCAAAAGAGACAGAAGCGCATATGCAACTGCAAAtatttaaactaaaaaaataaaaaaaaaatctacagtcTCTAGCAAATCAAGTGCATCTAAATATATTTCTATAGGACCTCAGTGTtggttaaaaaaaattgagaaactaTCATGATAGCAGAATGTAGTGGTGATCAAGAAGATGGCTTGAATTAGGGACGGATGTATTCATTATGTGCCCCCCCCCAACAagacttttgaaaaaaatatatatattcttttttatgaaacaatatataatatttttttgtaaGTGAACTAAAACTCAAAgacaattaataattataataaatataaaatttattaaacggTCCACATCTACAAGGagtctttttctcttcctctctctctttctttcctatTCTCTCTCTCCATGTTTCTATGCTTCTATcctttctttactcttttgtcttTTTGTCTTCCACTACAAATTTACAACTACCTAAcacatctctttctttctctttcattcTCTCCCTCTCCAAGTCTCTTTCactttcttttgtcttttcatCTGATCATCTCCTTCACAAAGCACTCTACGAGAACACAGTAGCAGAATAAAACAGAGATTCTTTTACAGAGATTTTAGAGTTATATAGAGATTCTTCGAGGTtagttttcttctcttttttttttttttgtttctttcatACTTTTAATATTTCATTGCTCTAAATTCTATGTTCTTTTGTTTACCATTTATTATATGCTTGATAAATTGAATATTTATCTAAATTTGAATGTTTATCTATTTAATCTGTTGTTATTTGTTAGTGCTATGGATTAACTTTTGTCTTTGAGATttgttgtatatatatatgtatgtatgtatgtatagaaaataaaattcaacaaatGAGAAAAGAAATTTGTATGGtacagagtttttttttttgtataaattgCGATTTGGTGGTTTGGTATATAAATATAAgacttttcatatatttttatcattaaaatgtGCATTACATTTATTTATTCCCACTATTCTTTATATATAAGCactatataaatttttagaataattATGATTACCTACTTCGgccccaccccccacccccacctCTAAGTTCTAATCCTGGATCCATCCCTGGTTTGAACAATCTCCTGACTAAAAGATCAGGTCTAGGAGACAACCCTCATTATTCATGTTCTTTATTAGGAAAACTAAGACTAGGACGTGACAATTTGAACAGCGAGTAACACCGACATAATATGGTGTAGGGATAAAGATGAAAGTTCTCTGTACCATGAAAATCAGCAAATTACCACCCACCAAAATGAGATGCTTGACATTTTATTCTGATCAAtacttcatctctctctctctctctctctctctcacacatacACACAACAATTTGCATGCCATGATGTTACGTATACATACTTTAAGGATGAAAGATGAAGGTTTTACACCAGACC contains the following coding sequences:
- the LOC105041363 gene encoding glycoprotein 3-alpha-L-fucosyltransferase A isoform X2 — encoded protein: MRDLSWAQRQRRRWTGLLPLFVGLVVVAELTFLSRLDMGKNAAMVRRWTSSFHFPSDSAPLDDGGDDDDRRCEDWLEREDAVAYSRDFRIDPIVVAGAEQQDWASCSVGCKFGSGANKEPDATFAHPQNPAIASVLRSMESSHYYAQNNIHVARRRGYNIVMTTSLSSDVPVGYFSWTEYDIMAPMHPKTEDALAAAFISNCGARNFRLQALERLEKLDIKIDSYGSCHQNRKGEVDKVETLKHYKFSLAFENSNEEDYVTEKFFQSLVAGAVPVVVGAPNIQDFAPCSGSVLHIKELADVASVAKTMKYLASNPDAYNKSVSWKYDGPSDSFKALMDMAAVHSSCRLCIHLATKIQEKEEMTTEFQKRPCKCISSKGTVYHVYVRERGRFEMQSLYLRLC
- the LOC105041363 gene encoding glycoprotein 3-alpha-L-fucosyltransferase A isoform X1, which gives rise to MRDLSWAQRQRRRWTGLLPLFVGLVVVAELTFLSRLDMGKNAAMVRRWTSSFHFPSDSAPLDDGGDDDDRRCEDWLEREDAVAYSRDFRIDPIVVAGAEQQDWASCSVGCKFGSGANKEPDATFAHPQNPAIASVLRSMESSHYYAQNNIHVARRRGYNIVMTTSLSSDVPVGYFSWTEYDIMAPMHPKTEDALAAAFISNCGARNFRLQALERLEKLDIKIDSYGSCHQNRKGEVDKVETLKHYKFSLAFENSNEEDYVTEKFFQSLVAGAVPVVVGAPNIQDFAPCSGSVLHIKELADVASVAKTMKYLASNPDAYNKSVSWKYDGPSDSFKALMDMAAVHSSCRLCIHLATKIQEKEEMTTEFQKRPCKCISSKGTVYHVYVRERGRFEMQSLYLRSGGLTLKALESAVLTKFKSLNHMPIWKNERPKSIRGDDNLKIYKIYPVGLTQRHALYRFNFDSDADLRKHIESNPCAKFEVIFV
- the LOC105041363 gene encoding putative fucosyltransferase-like protein isoform X3; protein product: MRDLSWAQRQRRRWTGLLPLFVGLVVVAELTFLSRLDMGKNAAMVRRWTSSFHFPSDSAPLDDGGDDDDRRCEDWLEREDAVAYSRDFRIDPIVVAGAEQQDWASCSVGCKFGSGANKEPDATFAHPQNPAIASVLRSMESSHYYAQNNIHVARRRGYNIVMTTSLSSDVPVGYFSWTEYDIMAPMHPKTEDALAAAFISNCGARNFRLQALERLEKLDIKIDSYGSCHQNRKGEVDKVETLKHYKFSLAFENSNEEDYVTEKFFQSLVAGAVPVVVGAPNIQDFAPCSGSVLHIKELADVASVAKTMKYLASNPDAYNKSVRRSLQVVHTTSWYFEIHSTE